From one Trueperella pyogenes genomic stretch:
- the nusG gene encoding transcription termination/antitermination protein NusG: MSVSNDDLFSDNATTGQPLETEPDTVESDVSALEELEERTSESADGVSDDAEPAREDEAEDGVVTEETVRERLRGLPGNWYVLHTYAGYEKRVKQDIESRAHTMNMEEYIFEVQVPMEEVYEVKKGQRKLVSRVRMPGYALVRMEMTDDSWRIVQDTNGVTGFVGNGRNPVALTEREVVQMLTPVIEQEAAEAAKAAGKPVTSGAPLLVTDYEVGETVTLTTEPWVGMPATISQVDAANQRLTVLMTLVGQETPVDLSFGQVKKMD; the protein is encoded by the coding sequence ATGTCTGTATCTAACGACGACCTTTTCTCCGATAACGCCACTACGGGTCAACCTCTCGAAACTGAGCCAGACACCGTCGAGTCCGATGTTTCTGCACTTGAGGAGCTCGAGGAACGGACTTCCGAGTCCGCCGATGGCGTATCTGACGACGCCGAGCCCGCGCGGGAAGACGAGGCGGAAGACGGCGTCGTCACCGAGGAAACTGTGCGCGAACGCCTCCGTGGTTTGCCGGGAAACTGGTACGTGCTCCACACCTACGCCGGCTACGAAAAGCGAGTCAAGCAAGACATCGAATCGCGCGCACACACCATGAACATGGAAGAGTACATCTTCGAAGTTCAGGTGCCCATGGAAGAGGTCTACGAGGTCAAGAAGGGGCAGCGCAAGCTGGTCTCCCGCGTGCGCATGCCGGGCTACGCGCTCGTGCGCATGGAAATGACCGACGATTCCTGGCGTATCGTCCAGGACACCAACGGCGTGACGGGTTTCGTTGGCAATGGCCGCAACCCGGTGGCTCTCACCGAACGGGAAGTCGTGCAAATGCTCACTCCTGTGATCGAGCAGGAAGCGGCCGAAGCCGCCAAGGCTGCTGGAAAGCCGGTGACTTCGGGCGCGCCGCTCCTTGTCACGGACTACGAGGTTGGTGAGACCGTGACGCTCACCACTGAGCCGTGGGTCGGAATGCCAGCTACAATTTCACAGGTTGACGCGGCGAACCAGCGGCTCACCGTGCTCATGACGCTTGTCGGCCAGGAGACCCCGGTCGACCTGTCCTTCGGCCAAGTCAAGAAGATGGACTAG
- the rplK gene encoding 50S ribosomal protein L11 has protein sequence MPPKKKVAGLIKLQIEAGAATPAPPIGPALGQHGVNIMDFVKAYNAATESQRGNVIPVEITVYEDRSFTFVTKTPPAAELIKKAAGIKKGSGTPHTNKVAHLTADQLREIAKTKEPDLNANDIDNAARIIAGTARSMGVTTDEI, from the coding sequence ATGCCTCCCAAGAAGAAGGTTGCAGGTCTGATTAAGCTTCAGATTGAAGCTGGCGCAGCTACTCCTGCACCGCCTATCGGCCCTGCTCTGGGTCAGCACGGCGTGAACATCATGGACTTCGTCAAGGCCTACAATGCTGCGACGGAATCCCAGCGTGGAAACGTCATCCCGGTTGAGATTACGGTCTACGAAGATCGTTCGTTCACCTTCGTGACGAAGACCCCGCCGGCTGCTGAGCTCATCAAGAAGGCAGCGGGAATCAAGAAGGGTTCCGGCACTCCGCACACCAACAAGGTTGCGCACCTCACTGCGGATCAGCTGCGTGAGATCGCCAAGACCAAGGAGCCGGACCTGAACGCAAACGACATCGACAACGCTGCTCGCATCATCGCCGGCACCGCTCGTTCGATGGGCGTGACCACTGACGAGATTTAA
- the rplA gene encoding 50S ribosomal protein L1, producing the protein MAKRSKNYRKAAELIQPGELYTPLEAMDLAKKTSVTKFDSTVEVMFRLGVDPRKADQLVRGTAILPHGTGKTARVIVFAQGPNAQAAIDAGADEVGDDDLIAKVAGGWTDFDAAVATPDMMGKVGRLGRVLGPRGLMPNPKTGTVTMDVAKAVSDIKGGRIEFRVDKHGNLAFIVGNTSFTTEQLHENYVAVREEVLRLKPSSAKGRYIKKATVSTTMGPGIRLDVTKLTKENEA; encoded by the coding sequence ATGGCAAAGCGCTCTAAGAATTACCGCAAGGCCGCTGAACTGATTCAGCCGGGTGAGCTTTACACCCCGCTTGAAGCGATGGACCTTGCAAAGAAGACATCCGTGACCAAGTTCGACTCAACCGTCGAAGTGATGTTCCGCCTTGGCGTCGATCCGCGCAAGGCTGACCAGCTTGTGCGCGGTACGGCTATCCTCCCGCACGGCACGGGCAAGACCGCCCGCGTGATCGTCTTTGCCCAGGGCCCGAACGCCCAGGCTGCGATCGATGCCGGTGCTGACGAGGTCGGCGACGACGATCTGATCGCGAAGGTTGCTGGCGGCTGGACTGACTTCGATGCTGCTGTGGCCACCCCGGACATGATGGGCAAGGTCGGCCGACTCGGCCGCGTCCTAGGCCCGCGTGGCCTGATGCCTAATCCGAAGACCGGCACGGTGACCATGGATGTCGCTAAGGCCGTCTCTGATATCAAGGGCGGACGTATCGAGTTCCGCGTGGACAAGCACGGCAACCTCGCTTTCATTGTTGGCAACACCTCCTTCACCACCGAACAGCTCCATGAGAACTACGTGGCTGTCCGCGAGGAGGTGCTTCGTCTCAAGCCGTCTTCGGCTAAGGGTCGTTACATCAAGAAGGCAACTGTGTCCACCACGATGGGTCCGGGCATTCGCCTTGACGTCACCAAGCTGACCAAGGAGAACGAGGCCTAG
- the udk gene encoding uridine kinase — protein sequence MVAEIGSPIVIGIAGGTGSGKTTLTRAIEAKFAPRAAVVFHDNYYRPHDDLPLAERAKLNYDHPDAFDNDYMIAQLEELIAGQAIDCPTYDYALHTRAKETIRIEPAPVILVEGIVLFVEQRLCDMFDVKIFVDTDADVRILRRVKRDVIERGRTIESVEQQYLATVKPMHELYVAPSKRRADIIVPEGGHNVVALDMLVHRIANALDEDRAVK from the coding sequence ATGGTGGCTGAGATCGGTAGTCCCATCGTTATTGGTATTGCTGGTGGCACAGGTAGCGGTAAGACAACTCTAACCCGAGCCATCGAGGCGAAATTTGCACCTCGTGCCGCCGTCGTATTTCACGATAACTACTACCGACCCCACGACGACCTCCCGCTCGCCGAGCGCGCGAAGCTCAACTACGACCATCCGGACGCGTTCGACAATGACTACATGATCGCCCAGCTCGAGGAGCTCATCGCTGGTCAGGCCATCGACTGCCCGACCTACGACTATGCCCTGCACACGCGTGCCAAGGAGACGATCCGGATCGAGCCGGCACCCGTCATCCTCGTCGAGGGCATCGTCCTTTTCGTCGAGCAACGTCTGTGTGACATGTTCGACGTCAAGATTTTCGTGGACACTGACGCTGATGTGCGCATCTTGCGCCGCGTCAAACGTGACGTCATCGAGCGTGGACGAACCATCGAGTCCGTTGAGCAGCAGTACTTGGCGACGGTCAAACCCATGCACGAGCTATACGTGGCTCCGTCCAAGCGCCGCGCGGACATCATTGTTCCCGAGGGCGGGCACAACGTCGTCGCTCTCGACATGCTCGTCCATCGCATCGCCAACGCCCTCGATGAGGATCGTGCCGTGAAGTGA
- the rplJ gene encoding 50S ribosomal protein L10: MKRTDKSAEIAALTAAFRESDAVLLTEYRGLTVEQMKTLRRALGSDVRYHVAKNTLVRIAAKDAGVEGLDEDLTGPTALAFVTGDIASAAKALKNFAKENDKLVLKSGVMEGQLLDAEGVKALADLESREVLLAKAAGALKASLVKAAFVFKAPATKTVRTVDALRAKQETAA; this comes from the coding sequence ATGAAGCGGACCGATAAGTCTGCAGAGATCGCAGCGCTCACGGCGGCATTCCGTGAGTCTGATGCTGTTCTTCTGACGGAATACCGCGGACTGACCGTGGAGCAGATGAAGACTCTGCGCCGCGCTCTCGGTTCTGATGTGCGTTATCACGTCGCAAAGAACACGCTCGTGCGTATCGCTGCTAAGGACGCTGGTGTCGAGGGTCTCGATGAAGATCTGACTGGCCCCACCGCCCTCGCTTTCGTCACCGGTGACATCGCTTCCGCAGCCAAGGCACTCAAGAATTTCGCCAAGGAGAACGACAAGCTCGTTCTCAAGTCTGGCGTCATGGAAGGCCAGCTCCTCGACGCCGAAGGCGTCAAGGCTCTTGCCGATCTCGAGTCTCGTGAGGTTCTGCTCGCGAAGGCCGCCGGAGCCCTCAAGGCTTCGCTGGTCAAGGCTGCATTCGTCTTCAAGGCGCCCGCTACGAAGACGGTACGTACCGTTGACGCCCTGCGTGCGAAGCAGGAAACCGCTGCTTAG
- the rplL gene encoding 50S ribosomal protein L7/L12, with translation MAKLTAEELIEAFKELTLVELSDFVKKFEEEFDVEAAAPVAVAAAAAPAAGEAAAEEEKSEFDVILADAGATKIAVIKEVRALTSLGLKEAKELVDGAPKPVLEGVAKDAAEEAKAKLEAAGATVELK, from the coding sequence ATGGCCAAGCTCACTGCTGAAGAGCTCATTGAAGCTTTCAAGGAGCTCACCCTCGTTGAGCTCTCCGACTTCGTGAAGAAGTTCGAGGAAGAATTTGATGTTGAGGCTGCCGCCCCGGTCGCCGTCGCTGCCGCTGCCGCTCCCGCTGCTGGCGAAGCTGCTGCTGAGGAAGAGAAGTCGGAGTTCGACGTCATCCTCGCTGACGCTGGCGCTACCAAGATTGCAGTCATCAAGGAGGTTCGCGCTCTGACCTCGCTCGGCCTGAAGGAAGCCAAGGAGCTCGTTGACGGTGCTCCGAAGCCGGTCCTCGAGGGTGTTGCTAAGGACGCCGCTGAAGAGGCCAAGGCCAAGCTTGAGGCTGCCGGCGCTACCGTCGAGCTCAAGTAA
- the rpoB gene encoding DNA-directed RNA polymerase subunit beta, with protein sequence MAASRTFNTTVVNGKLNSDRVSFAKIHEPLPVPDLLGLQTSSYGWLIGSDEWRETAAPGEKSGLEEIFDEVSPIQNTAETMGLVLSNPHLEGEKASIAECKEKDLTYSAALYVTAEFQNYETGEIKSQTTFIGDFPLMTPQGTFIINGTERVVVSQMVRSPGVYFECSADKTSDKLIYNTKIIPSRGAWLEFEIDKRDSVGVRVDRKRKQSVTVFLKALGMTESEIREEFADYPILIDTLEKDTVHTQEDALQDLYRKLRPGEPPTAEAGRTLLNNFYLNPKRYDLAKVGRYKVNKKLGLDSDLAERQLQLTDVTATLRYLLALHAGEKMTTTIEGGREVVVEDDDIDHFGNRRIRAVGELIQNQVRTGLARLDRMVRERMTTQDAEAITPSSLINIRPIVAAIKEFFGTSQLSQFMDQNNPLAGLTHKRRLSALGPGGLSRDRASMEVRDVHPSHYGRMCPIETPEGPNIGLIGSLATYGRVNAFGFIETPYRKVNDGVVTDQIDYLDAADEDRYTVAQASAPMDENGKFLEEEVLVRLPGGEPALIPADEVDYMDVSARQMVSVGTAAIPFLEHDDANRALMGANMQRQAVPLIKPVAPLVGTGIETRAAVDAGDVLVARAAGVVTEVSADHVTVEEDSGTFFTYRLLKFERSNPGNCTNMKVVVNEGDRLEKGSLIADGPATEGGELALGQNLLVAFMAWNGYNYEDAIIVSQRCQSEDLLTSIYIEEHEVDARDTKLGPEEITRDIPNVSEEMLSHLDERGIIRVGAEVTAGDILVGKITPKGETELTSEERLLRAIFGEKAKEVRDTSLRVPHGQSGIVIGVKEFSAENHDELPSDIRQSVRVHIAQRRKISIGDKMAGRHGNKGVISRILPLEDMPFMEDGTPVDIVLNPLGVPSRMNLGQVFELHLGWVAKQGWDASGPRAAGEEWALRLPEDAVKAAGERTVATPVFDGVQSDELRGLLGHTNPNRDGERMVDETGKARLFDGRTGEPFPDPVSVGYMYMLKLHHLVDDKIHARSTGPYSMVTQQPLGGKAQFGGQRFGEMEVWALEAYGAAHTLQEMLTIKSDDTVGRVKVYEAIVKGDNVPEPGLPESFKVLVQEMRSLCLNVEALDAGGNAISLQDADEDAFRSPQSAGITTGLEHLETGADF encoded by the coding sequence TTGGCTGCTTCGCGCACCTTTAATACTACCGTTGTTAACGGCAAGCTGAACTCGGATCGTGTCTCGTTCGCAAAGATCCATGAGCCGTTGCCGGTTCCCGATCTCCTTGGCCTTCAGACCTCCTCTTACGGGTGGCTGATCGGCTCAGATGAGTGGCGCGAAACCGCCGCCCCAGGCGAGAAGTCGGGCTTAGAAGAGATATTTGACGAAGTCTCCCCGATACAGAACACCGCCGAGACGATGGGCCTGGTGCTGTCGAACCCGCACCTCGAAGGTGAGAAGGCGTCCATTGCAGAGTGCAAAGAGAAGGACCTGACCTACTCTGCTGCCCTCTACGTGACGGCCGAGTTCCAGAACTATGAGACGGGCGAGATCAAATCGCAGACCACCTTCATCGGCGATTTCCCGCTGATGACCCCGCAAGGCACCTTCATTATCAACGGCACTGAGCGTGTCGTCGTCTCGCAGATGGTTCGCTCGCCGGGTGTCTACTTCGAGTGTTCGGCCGATAAGACCTCGGACAAGCTGATCTACAACACGAAGATTATTCCCTCCCGTGGCGCCTGGCTCGAGTTCGAGATCGACAAGCGCGATTCGGTGGGCGTTCGCGTGGATCGCAAGCGCAAGCAATCGGTGACCGTCTTCCTCAAGGCGCTCGGCATGACCGAGTCGGAGATCCGCGAAGAGTTTGCCGATTACCCGATCCTCATTGACACCCTGGAGAAGGACACGGTTCACACCCAGGAAGATGCGCTGCAGGACCTCTATCGCAAGCTTCGCCCGGGCGAGCCTCCTACAGCCGAAGCCGGCCGTACGCTGCTTAACAACTTCTACCTCAACCCCAAGCGCTACGATCTGGCGAAGGTGGGGCGTTACAAGGTCAATAAGAAGCTGGGCTTGGACTCCGATCTTGCGGAGCGTCAACTTCAGCTGACGGATGTCACCGCCACCCTGCGTTACCTCCTTGCGCTGCATGCGGGCGAGAAGATGACGACGACGATCGAAGGCGGTCGGGAAGTCGTCGTGGAAGACGACGACATCGACCACTTTGGCAACCGCCGTATCCGCGCCGTTGGTGAACTGATCCAAAACCAGGTGCGCACTGGCCTTGCCCGTCTTGACCGTATGGTTCGCGAGCGCATGACTACCCAGGATGCCGAAGCCATTACGCCGTCGTCGCTGATCAACATCCGCCCGATCGTCGCCGCGATCAAGGAGTTCTTCGGTACGTCCCAGCTTTCGCAGTTCATGGACCAGAACAACCCGCTCGCGGGTCTGACCCACAAGCGCCGCCTGTCCGCCCTCGGCCCTGGTGGTCTTTCGCGCGATCGTGCGTCGATGGAAGTGCGAGACGTCCACCCCTCGCACTACGGACGTATGTGCCCGATCGAGACCCCTGAAGGACCGAACATTGGCCTCATCGGCTCGCTGGCCACCTACGGGCGTGTCAATGCTTTTGGCTTCATTGAGACTCCGTACCGCAAGGTCAACGACGGCGTCGTCACCGATCAGATCGATTATCTGGATGCGGCCGACGAGGATCGGTACACCGTAGCGCAGGCCTCCGCGCCGATGGATGAGAACGGTAAGTTCCTCGAAGAGGAAGTCCTCGTCCGTCTGCCCGGCGGCGAGCCGGCGCTTATCCCGGCCGACGAAGTCGACTACATGGACGTTTCCGCGCGTCAGATGGTCTCCGTTGGTACGGCGGCTATCCCGTTCCTCGAGCACGACGACGCCAACCGCGCGCTGATGGGTGCGAACATGCAGCGCCAGGCGGTGCCGCTGATCAAGCCCGTTGCTCCGCTTGTGGGTACGGGTATCGAGACGCGCGCCGCGGTCGATGCGGGCGACGTGCTCGTGGCGCGCGCCGCCGGCGTCGTGACTGAGGTTTCCGCCGATCACGTGACGGTCGAGGAGGACTCTGGAACGTTCTTCACCTATCGTCTGCTGAAGTTCGAGCGGTCGAACCCCGGCAACTGCACGAACATGAAGGTCGTTGTCAACGAGGGCGATCGCCTGGAGAAGGGCTCGCTCATTGCCGACGGTCCGGCGACCGAGGGCGGCGAGCTCGCGCTCGGCCAGAACCTTCTCGTGGCCTTCATGGCCTGGAATGGTTACAACTATGAGGATGCAATTATCGTCTCACAGCGGTGCCAGTCCGAGGACCTGCTGACCTCGATCTACATCGAGGAGCATGAGGTCGACGCCCGTGACACGAAGCTCGGTCCGGAAGAGATCACGCGTGATATTCCTAATGTGTCCGAAGAGATGCTTTCCCACCTCGATGAGCGCGGTATCATCCGCGTCGGCGCCGAGGTGACGGCCGGCGACATCCTGGTTGGAAAGATCACTCCGAAGGGTGAAACTGAGCTGACTTCCGAGGAGCGCCTCCTGCGCGCTATCTTCGGCGAGAAGGCCAAGGAGGTGCGCGACACCTCGCTGCGCGTTCCGCACGGTCAGTCCGGCATTGTCATCGGCGTCAAGGAGTTCTCCGCGGAGAATCACGACGAGCTGCCGTCGGATATCCGCCAGTCGGTGCGCGTTCACATCGCGCAACGCCGCAAGATCTCCATCGGCGATAAGATGGCAGGCCGTCACGGTAACAAGGGCGTCATCTCGCGTATCCTCCCGCTCGAAGATATGCCCTTCATGGAGGACGGCACACCGGTCGATATCGTGCTCAACCCGTTGGGCGTGCCCTCCCGTATGAACCTCGGCCAGGTATTCGAACTCCACCTCGGTTGGGTTGCCAAGCAGGGTTGGGACGCTAGCGGCCCGCGCGCAGCTGGCGAAGAGTGGGCGCTGCGCCTGCCCGAAGATGCCGTCAAGGCTGCTGGTGAGCGTACGGTCGCCACCCCGGTGTTCGACGGCGTCCAGTCCGATGAGCTCAGGGGCCTGCTTGGTCATACGAACCCCAATCGCGACGGCGAGCGCATGGTGGACGAAACCGGCAAGGCGCGTTTGTTCGACGGCCGTACGGGTGAGCCGTTCCCGGATCCCGTCTCGGTCGGCTACATGTACATGCTCAAGCTGCATCATCTTGTTGACGACAAGATTCACGCCCGTTCCACGGGCCCGTACTCGATGGTCACTCAGCAGCCACTCGGCGGTAAGGCCCAGTTCGGTGGCCAGCGCTTTGGCGAGATGGAGGTGTGGGCGCTTGAAGCGTACGGTGCCGCACACACGCTCCAGGAGATGCTCACCATCAAGTCCGACGACACGGTGGGTCGCGTCAAGGTGTACGAGGCGATCGTCAAGGGCGATAACGTCCCCGAACCGGGACTGCCCGAGTCCTTCAAAGTCCTCGTGCAAGAAATGCGCTCGCTGTGCCTGAACGTTGAGGCTCTCGACGCGGGCGGTAACGCAATTTCGCTGCAGGATGCCGATGAGGATGCGTTCCGTTCTCCCCAGTCGGCGGGTATCACCACTGGTCTTGAGCATCTCGAGACCGGCGCGGACTTCTAA